The Fusobacterium varium DNA window TGGAAAGGTAATTGATAAAATTAAAAAGCAAAGTGCAAAGGGTAATAGACTAGATTTTAATAGTGAAACTAAGATATATAAACTAAAAGATGATGCTGTTTTTGAAAATGAAGATTATAGAATTGAAAGCAGTAATATTAAGTATGATGGTAATACTGGAAAAGTTACAACACCAGCAGATTATAAGATTACTCAACTTAAAAATGGTATTGAATTTGTAGGAAAAGGTGCTGACTATGATGAAAATACAGGAAATCTTTTAAGTAATGGGGTAATTAATGCTTTAGGAAGTAACTTTAAAGCAAGTGGAAATAACTTAACTTATAACAACAAAACAGGAGCAGGGGAGTTACAAAGTAACATATTCTTTGAAAACACAGATAATGGAACTACTGTAACTGGAGATAAACTTCTTTTCCAAAAGGATAACTCAGTTGAGATTGTAGGAAATCTTGTAATAACAAGTGAAAAAATTATAGCAAAATCTGCTAGAGGAAAGTATAATTTAAAAGATGAAAAAGTTTATATTCCTGAAAAGATAGATTTTGAAAGTAAAGACAAATTAACTTCTGGAACTATGGCAAAGGGAACTTATGATATTAAGAGAGAGATTTTTACTGGAAATAATTTTAAAGGAAAGAATAAGGATACAGATATAACAAGTTCTCTAGTAAAGTATTTTACAAAAGAAAATAAAATAGAGTTTGGAAAGAATACTACAATAAAAACTCCTGAAGTAACTTTAAAAGGAAACAGGTTTGACTATAACTTAGATAGTGAATTAGCTACTTCAAAAGAACCATATACAGTATTCTATGATGAATTTACAATAAAAGGTAACAGTGGAACTTTTGATAATAAAAATGGAATATTTAAAAGTAATAAAGCTGATATAACTTCTAAAAGTGGAGACAAATTTACAGCTGATAAAGCAGATGGAAATCTACATGAAATGAGAATGGACTTTATTGGAAATGCTAAAGGACATACAAATTATGATGGAAAGAGAACAGATTTCTCTGGAGATTTTGCAAGAATTTACTTTAAAAAAGATACAGATGGTTACAAAGCAATAAGAAGTGAAATTAAGAAAAATGCTGTATTTATTCAAGAGGATAAAACTTTAAAATCTGATTACATAGAAGCTGACATTGAAAGAAGTCTTGTTTTTGCAAGAGATAATACAAAAATGATTGTAAAAGATAAGGACAATGGAGATATTATAATAACTTCTGATGTTGCTGAAATAAATATGAATAATGATACTGCAACTCTTATTGGAGATGTTTATATTGAAAATATCAATAAAGAACAAGGAAAAACTGTAATAACAGCAGACAAGGGAATAGCTAGACAAAAAACAGGAATACTTGATCTTATTGGAAATGTAAAGATTGAAAATGCAGAATCAATAGTGGAATCAGATGAGGCAATATATAACATGAACAGTAAAAAATTAAAAGCTAAAGGGCATGTATATATCAACCATAAAAATCAATAAGGGGGAACTATGAAAAGTTTAATAGCCCAAAATCTTAGTAAAAGCTATAAGAAAAGAACAGTTGTAGATAATGTAAGCCTTGAAGTAAATAAAGGAGAGGTAGTTGGACTTTTAGGACCAAATGGTGCAGGAAAGACAACAACTTTCTATATGATAACTGGGATAATAAAACCAGAAACAGGGTCAGTATATTGTGATAACGTAGATGTTACAACATATCCTATGTTTAAAAGAGCAAATATGGGAATAGGTTATCTAGCTCAAGAGCCGTCAGTTTTTAGAAACTTAACAGTTGAAGAAAATATAGCAGCTGTACTTGAGATGAAAGGTGTTGCAAAAAAAGAGCAACAAATGATAATAGAAAAGTTAATGGAAGAGTTTAAACTTACCCATGTAAGAAAATCTTTAGGTTATTCATTGTCTGGAGGAGAGAGAAGAAGAATAGAGATAGCTAGAACAATAGCTAATAATCCTAGCTTTATTCTATTAGATGAGCCTTTTGCTGGGGTAGATCCAATAGCAGTAGAGGATATTCAACAGATAATAAGATATCTTAGAGATAGAGGACTTGGAATCTTAATAACAGATCACAGTGTAAGGGAAACTTTGAGAATAACAGAAAAAGCCTATATAATGGCAAATGGTAAGGTTCTTATCAGTGGAACTCCACAAGAGATAGCTGATAATGAAACTGCAAGAAAAATCTACTTAGGAGAAAAATTTAAATTAGATTAAATTTTAAATATTTGGAGGAAAAATATGTTAACAGGAAATCAAATTAGAAAAGAGTTTATTGAGTTTTTTAAAGCTAAAAATCATAAGCACTTTGAAAGTGCATCTCTAATTCCAGATGATGCAACACTATTACTTACAGTAGCAGGAATGGTACCTTTTAAACCTTATTTCTTAGGACAAAAAGAAGCACCATATCCAAGAGTAACTACATATCAAAAATGTATCAGAACAAACGACCTTGAAAATGTAGGAAGAACAGCTAGACACCATACATTCTTTGAAATGTTAGGAAACTTCTCTTTTGGAGATTACTTTAAAGAGGAAGCAATAGTATGGTCTTGGGAATTTGTTACTGAAGTATTAAAATTAGATAAAGATAAACTTTGGGTATCTGTATTTACAACTGATGATGAAGCAGAAAAAATTTGGATAGAAAAATGTAACTTCCCTAAAGAAAGACTTGTAAGACTTGGGGAAGATGAAAACTGGTGGGCAGCAGGACCAACAGGTTCTTGTGGACCATGTTCAGAAATTCACGTTGACTTAGGACCAGCTTATGGAGGAGATGAAAACTCTAAACTTGGAGATGAAGGAACAGATAACCGTTTCATAGAAATTTGGAACCTAGTATTTACAGAATGGAACAGAATGGAAGATGGAAGCTTACAACCACTACCTAAGAAAAATATAGATACTGGAGCAGGACTTGAAAGAATAGCTGCTATGGTACAAGGAAAATCAAATAACTTTGAAACAGATCTTCTTTTCCCATTAGTTGAAGAAGCTGCAAGATTAACAAATAGCCAATATGGAAGAGACAACGAAGAAAACTTCTCACTAAAAGTTATAACTGACCACTCAAGAGCAGTAACTTTTTTAGTAAATGACGGAGTTATCCCATCAAACGAAGGAAGAGGATATGTTCTTAGAAGGATTTTAAGAAGAGCAGTAAGACATGGAAGATTATTAGGACAATCAGAACTATTCTTATATAAAATGGTAGATAAAGTAGTAGAAATCATGGGAGAAGCATACTCAGATTTAAAAGAAAATATTGCTCACATTAAAAAAGTAGTTAAAATTGAGGAAGAAAAATTCTCTCGTACACTAGATCAAGGAATGCAACTTGTAAATCAAGAGATTGAAAATGCTAAAAAAGATGGAAAAGATAGTTTAACTGGAGAAGTAACATTTAAACTTTATGATACATATGGATTCCCTTATGAATTAACAGAAGAGATCTGTGAAGAAAAAGGAATTAAAGTATCAAAAGATGAATTTGAAGCTAAAATGCAAGAGCAAAAAGAGAGAGCAAAAGCTGCTAGAGAAGTAGTAATGGAAAAAGGACAAGATAGCTTTATAGAAGAGTTCTATGATAAATATGGAGTAACTAACTTTACTGGATATGAAACTCTAAAAGATACAGGAAAACTATTAAGTATCAGAGATGGAAAAGATGGTAAAAAACTTATGATATTTGATACAACTCCTTTCTATGGAGAATCAGGAGGACAAGCAGCAGACTTTGGAGTTATTTCAGGAAATAATTTCGAAGGAAAAGTTATAGATGTTCAAAAACAAAAGGGAATCTTCACTCATACAGTTGAAGTAGTAAAAGGAGAAGCTGTTGAAGGAGAAGAGTATCTATTAGAAGTAGATGAAGCAAATAGAGTTGCAACTGCTAAAAACCATACTGCTACTCACTTATTACATGAAGCATTAAGAGAAGTTTTAGGATCTCATGTACAACAAGCTGGATCATTTGTAAATGGAGAAAGATTAAGATTTGACTTTAACCACTATGAAGCAATGACTCCAGAAGAGATCTTAAAAGTTGAAGATATAGTAAATAGTAAAATAGCTGAAGCAATAGAAGTATCTGTAAAAAATATGTCTATGGATGAAGCTAAAAAAGCTGGAGCTACAGCACTATTTGGAGATAAATATGGAGATATAGTAAGAGTTGTTAATGTAGAAGGATTCTCTATTGAACTTTGTGGAGGAACTCACATAGATAACATTGGAAAAATCGGACTTTTCAAAATTGAAAGCGAAAGTGGAATAGCTGCTGGAATTAGAAGAATAGAAGCAGTTACAGGAAAAGGAGCATTTGAATTTGTACAAAAATTAGAAGCACTATTAGTTCAAATTCAAAAAACAGTAAAAGCTAATGAAGTAAATCTACTAGAAAGAGTAGAAAAAATGGTAGAAACTTTAAAAGAAAATGAAAGAGAGATTGAATCTCTAAAAGATAAACTTACTTATGTGGAATCTTCATTCTTAAAAGAAAATGCTGAAGTAATCAATGGAACAACTGTTGTATTAAAAGCATTCAAGAGCAAAACAGCTGATGAATTAAGAAAATTCATTGACTTAGGAAAAGAAAAAATGACAAATGCTGTTATAGTTTTAGCATCTTCAATGGACGATAAAGTTATATTTGCAGCAGGAGTAACAAAAGACACTATCTCTAA harbors:
- the lptC gene encoding LPS export ABC transporter periplasmic protein LptC, whose translation is MNKKKIYMIIFAVVIILGYLNYFKEEKDLSDLKKAIETTNVTYESDDYHVEAAKQIDYIDEKETDFEKAKALVKDMVISGDNVFIDKVRNLALKNNILGISPNGWKFNTDSANYEKLKDEITSNTGVSAFNEEKKIKISGKNFTTDSKMSYIEIKDDVVLENERLKLKGDIGKYSDANKIVVLSGNISVSGVDEKDQEVDGDFKNLKYFVDDKVLEAWEPFSITYDGVKLSGENLWYQDGVEALKISKNVVIETSGYTIYVDRIEKDANSNIVKFYGKVKGSNGVYSFEGAEGIYNIDSEKLELYGNVIVTSTKGEKLNADKIVYDNKTKFITAYGEKKDLLYVSNNGELRSREFRYNNETQEAFADKKYDFRSLKYDSTGEKFYFNNVTKDGYVINGKVIDKIKKQSAKGNRLDFNSETKIYKLKDDAVFENEDYRIESSNIKYDGNTGKVTTPADYKITQLKNGIEFVGKGADYDENTGNLLSNGVINALGSNFKASGNNLTYNNKTGAGELQSNIFFENTDNGTTVTGDKLLFQKDNSVEIVGNLVITSEKIIAKSARGKYNLKDEKVYIPEKIDFESKDKLTSGTMAKGTYDIKREIFTGNNFKGKNKDTDITSSLVKYFTKENKIEFGKNTTIKTPEVTLKGNRFDYNLDSELATSKEPYTVFYDEFTIKGNSGTFDNKNGIFKSNKADITSKSGDKFTADKADGNLHEMRMDFIGNAKGHTNYDGKRTDFSGDFARIYFKKDTDGYKAIRSEIKKNAVFIQEDKTLKSDYIEADIERSLVFARDNTKMIVKDKDNGDIIITSDVAEINMNNDTATLIGDVYIENINKEQGKTVITADKGIARQKTGILDLIGNVKIENAESIVESDEAIYNMNSKKLKAKGHVYINHKNQ
- the lptB gene encoding LPS export ABC transporter ATP-binding protein — its product is MKSLIAQNLSKSYKKRTVVDNVSLEVNKGEVVGLLGPNGAGKTTTFYMITGIIKPETGSVYCDNVDVTTYPMFKRANMGIGYLAQEPSVFRNLTVEENIAAVLEMKGVAKKEQQMIIEKLMEEFKLTHVRKSLGYSLSGGERRRIEIARTIANNPSFILLDEPFAGVDPIAVEDIQQIIRYLRDRGLGILITDHSVRETLRITEKAYIMANGKVLISGTPQEIADNETARKIYLGEKFKLD
- the alaS gene encoding alanine--tRNA ligase translates to MLTGNQIRKEFIEFFKAKNHKHFESASLIPDDATLLLTVAGMVPFKPYFLGQKEAPYPRVTTYQKCIRTNDLENVGRTARHHTFFEMLGNFSFGDYFKEEAIVWSWEFVTEVLKLDKDKLWVSVFTTDDEAEKIWIEKCNFPKERLVRLGEDENWWAAGPTGSCGPCSEIHVDLGPAYGGDENSKLGDEGTDNRFIEIWNLVFTEWNRMEDGSLQPLPKKNIDTGAGLERIAAMVQGKSNNFETDLLFPLVEEAARLTNSQYGRDNEENFSLKVITDHSRAVTFLVNDGVIPSNEGRGYVLRRILRRAVRHGRLLGQSELFLYKMVDKVVEIMGEAYSDLKENIAHIKKVVKIEEEKFSRTLDQGMQLVNQEIENAKKDGKDSLTGEVTFKLYDTYGFPYELTEEICEEKGIKVSKDEFEAKMQEQKERAKAAREVVMEKGQDSFIEEFYDKYGVTNFTGYETLKDTGKLLSIRDGKDGKKLMIFDTTPFYGESGGQAADFGVISGNNFEGKVIDVQKQKGIFTHTVEVVKGEAVEGEEYLLEVDEANRVATAKNHTATHLLHEALREVLGSHVQQAGSFVNGERLRFDFNHYEAMTPEEILKVEDIVNSKIAEAIEVSVKNMSMDEAKKAGATALFGDKYGDIVRVVNVEGFSIELCGGTHIDNIGKIGLFKIESESGIAAGIRRIEAVTGKGAFEFVQKLEALLVQIQKTVKANEVNLLERVEKMVETLKENEREIESLKDKLTYVESSFLKENAEVINGTTVVLKAFKSKTADELRKFIDLGKEKMTNAVIVLASSMDDKVIFAAGVTKDTISKVKAGNLVKEAAQITGGNGGGRPDFAQAGGKDTTKVTEALEAVRETLRKSL